The DNA window CTAGGCGGCGTAGCCCCGGGCGCGGCCTTCCCTCCCCTGCCCCCGAACGCGTAGTCGAACGTCTCCCTCGGGCTGCAGACACAACTCGGGAACCTGCCTCGTCTAACGGAAAAGGAAACGGGCCTTCGGCACCACTGCCGACGGCCCGTTTGCGCTTGCGTTGAGCAGCGCTTCCGCCTGGAGGGCCGCGCGCGGCGGGCACCGGCTCGGGCGCGGGAGGCGCTCGAGCGGCGACCGCCACGTCGGCGATCAGGCTACTGAAACAGCTTCATCAGCTGCTGCGGCTGCTGGTTCGCGTTGGCGAGGATGGAGATGGCCTGTTGCTGAAGGATCTGGGCCTTCGTGTAGTTGACCGTCTCCTGCGCGACGTTGGCGTCTTGAATCGACGACAGCGTGGTGGTCATGTTCTGCTGGGCCACCTGGTTGCTGCTGATGGTGGCCTGCAGGGTCTGCTGCTGGAACGCGCCGAGATCGGCGCGCGCCTTGGCGACCTGCGCGATGGCGGCGTCGATGACGCGGAGCGCGTCCTGCGCACCCGCACCGTTCGTGCCACCGGTGACATCGATGTTCGACAGCTTGACGTTCACGCCCGTGAGCACCGTGGTGCCGGTTGCCGACGTACCGAGGTTGTCGGTGGACATGTTCGAGATGCTGGCGGTGCTGGTCTGGCCCGCGAAGGCCCCCAGCTGCATGATGAGGGAGTTGTTCGACACGGTGACAGAGCCAGCGCTGTTGTTCGGCGGCACCGTGGCGCCGGCGTACTTGACGCTGAGACCGTCCTCATCTTCACCCGTGGCGCCCGTAGCCGTCTGACCATTGCCCACGAAGGCGTGGCCGTTGAACGAGCCCTGGACGTCAAGGCCGTCGACCTTGGCGCCGTTGGTCGCCACACTGCCCGCTTGAACAGATGCAATGGTCTCCGCTGTAGTCACCTTCATGAACCGCAGGCCAGCACCGGCGTCGACAGCTGCCGTGTCCGTAGCCACCGAATTGGATACAGCGCCTGCTGTATTGCCCGTGTTCAGGTTCGAGCCGTAGTCGTTGTTGGTGATCTTGAGCTGCATGCTGTTGGTGAGCGAGGCGGTGACCCCGATACCAGCGTTGGAGACGGCCGAGTTGATCTGCTTGACCGCGTCGGCGAGAGAGGTGCCGCTCTTGATGACCACATCCACCGACTTGGCCGAGGTACCGGTCAGGCCATTGCTGAACGACAGGGTCTCATCGACGTTGGTCAGCGCGGACGAGCTGGCCTGTGTGAGCGAACCAGTGCTCAGCGTGGCGTCTGTCATGCCCCAGATGTTGGCGCCGTTCTTGACCGTCACCCGCATCTCGCCCGACGAGTTGGCCGTCGACGTGGTCGTGCTGTCGACCTGGGCTGACTTGATGACGAGGTTGTTGCCATCGTCGGTCGTGGAGGCCACCACCTTGCCCTTGAGGGCCGAGTTGCTGTTGATGGCGTTCACGGCCTGAGACAGGTTCAGTCCGCTGATGTCAACCACCACGTTGCCACCACTCGACGAGAGGTTGCCCGCCGTTGCGATGGTGACGGTGGAGCCCGCAGCCGCTGCGGTGGTGCCCGTGCCGCCCGAGCCGGTGACGGCGACCTGCTTCAAGCCGCCGCCTGCAACCGAGCCCTGGGTGGCCGCCTGGGTGACCTGCATCGTGTAGACGCCGGCCTTGGTGGACGTGGTGGTGTTCGTCACCGACGCATTGGCGTCGGTCGCCGTGCCACCGATGCCCGCGCTGCCGTCGAGCAGCTTCTTGTTGCCGAACTGGGTGTTCGACACGATGCTGCTGATGGTCGACAGGGCGTCCTTGATCTGCTGCTGGTCGGCTGCCTGCGCCGACGCGTCGTTGACACCGGCGTTGGCCGCGTGCAGGGCCAGCGTGCGCATGGCCTGCAGCTGCTTCGAGATCTGGTCCATCGCGCCTTCGGCGGTCTGCACCAGGTTGATGGCGTCATTGGCGTTGGCGATGGCCTGTCCGAGGCCGGTCACCTGCGACTGGTACTTCTGGGCCTGAATGAGCCCCGAAGGATCATCGGCGGCGCTGTTGATGCGCATGCCGCTCGACAGACGACGAACCGACTGGCTGTAGGAAGCCGAGTTGGCCTCGAGGTTGTTGATGATCCCCTGAGCATTCAGGTTTGTGTTGACACTCAAACCCATGGTAGGGTTCCTCCTTCGTTGTGATTACAGACGATTGAATCAACCGTCGAGGCCGTCCCGGGGGCAGACCTCGAACCGCGACGGAGCTTCTCCGACGCGCGTATCGCACTCTCAGCCTGTAGCACTCACCTCCCCCGGGACTTCCAAACGTGTTGCGCTCATCACTTCGTGCGACCCACATCGCGGATGAGCAGGCGCTGAATCTCGTTGTCGATCTGGAGCGACTTCTGGCCGAACTCGAACGACCGCATCGACATCATGTAATCGGTCATCTCGTGCATCGGGTTGACGTTGGCCATCTCTACGTGACCCGTCGTGACCGTTGCGTTCATCGGGGTGAAGGTGGCGCCTGGTGCTTCGTAGGACGCGCGTCCCGCTGGCTGCAGCGCCGCCGCGGCTCCTGGGTCGACCACCAGCAGCTGGGCCACCCGCTGCCCGTTCTGGTGAAGCGAGCCGTCCTCGCCCACATCGACCGGGGCGCGAGGGTCGAGCTTGATGTCGCCCCCCCCGCGCCCCTGCACGGGGCGACCGTCGGCGCTCGTGAGCGTGCCGTCAGCGGTCATCTGGAACGAGCCGTCCCGGGTCAGCTGCTGCCGCCCGTTGCTCGAGAGCACGAACCAGCCGCCGTCACCTTTGATCGACACGTGCATCGCCCCGCCAGTGGCGCTGAGGGTTCCCTGGGTGCGGTCGAGCACGGTCCGGAAGCCGCCGCCGTCGTTGAACGGCAGCATTCGCTTGTAGCCGGAGGTGCTCACGTTCGCCAGGTTCTGAGCCATGACGTCTTGACGCATGACTTCCTCGCGCATCGTGCCGACGACGATCTTGTCGATGGGCATCTCGGTCGCCCCTCTCTGAGACTTCGCCAAGAGTATCGTCAGAAATCCACAACGATTAAGAGGCAGAGGGGGCTTAATTTTCCCGGAGCGATGCCGATAAACATGGCTTGAAGGTGTGTCTTCGCGCCGGACATCCCTTCGGGTCACGAGGCGGCCCTTCGGAGCGCGCGACGCCAGCTCAGCCAGACAGTGCCATGAAGAAGAGATGCCAGGCAGCCTGTAGAAAGAAGTTCACATGCACGCGCGCGTGGGTCACCCCACCTGGCAAGCTGGTCGACCCGGCCCCAGACCCGACCCACGCGAAACCTGCTGAAACCTGCTATACATATATAGTAGGCGCGCAGACCACCAGAGAAGAGGCACGAGAACAGGGTGAACCCGCCTTCTGACAGCAGCGGCGCAAGAATTTTTCGAAAGGGGCTTAACTGATCGTGCCCGATGTCGATAATTGGGTCAGAACTGCAACAGACCACTCGGGCAGTGAACACGGGCTCGAATCGCTCCGGCTGAAGCTGAGGGCGGGCGAGCTGGGGACCCTCCCCTTCGTCATCCAGAATCTGTTGCAGATGCTGTCGAACCCCAACTCGTCGGCGAAGCAGCTAGGACAGGTGGTGGCGGCAGACCAGGCCCTCTCGGCCGCGGTCCTTCGCCTGGCCAACTCGGCCTACTACGGCTTCAGCCAGAAGGTCAGTGACGTACGGCAGGCGGTGACACTGGTCGGCTACGGCTCGCTCCGCGAGCTGGTCATGTCCATCACCAGCTACGATCTGATCTTCAAGCACGGCGGAATGGTGTTCGACCGACAAGAGCTGTGGAACCACGGTCTGGCCGTCGCCTGCACGGCGCGCGTCCTGGCCCGCCGCACTCGCCTGATCCCCGGCGAGGTGGTGTTTGTCGCGGGGATCCTGCATGAAGTCGGGTTCACGCTGATCGATCAGCACGCGCACAACCTGTTCGTGAAGATCGTGACGCACGCCCGCAAGCTGGGGCAGAGCATGGTCACCATCGAACGCGACCTGGTGGGCGTGACGCACGCCGAGGTGGGAATGTGGGCCGCACAGGCCTGGAACCTCCCCCCCGTGCTGCAGAGCGCGATACGCTACCACCACGAGCCGTTCAAAGCTGGCGAGCATGTGCTCCCCGCAGCCATCGTGGCGGCGGCCGACCTGCTGTGCCGCGACCCGTACACCATCGAGCGTGAACAGGTCGAGCAGCTCAGGGTGCTGTCTGACTACCTCAAGCTCACGCGCAACGACCAGGTTGCCGTGATGCAGGCCGCCCAGGATGAGGTCAAGAACGTCAGCTCCTTCCTGGGAGTGGCGACCGGCGCGAAGTAGCGCCGACGGTCGAGGCGCCCACGGCACCGCCGAGGGCACGAAAGAAGAAGTGTCATGAAGATCGAGAGAAACATCGAACCCGAGCGAGTGAATTCGGTGCAGGCCGCCCGCGA is part of the Pseudomonadota bacterium genome and encodes:
- a CDS encoding flagellar hook basal-body protein; protein product: MPIDKIVVGTMREEVMRQDVMAQNLANVSTSGYKRMLPFNDGGGFRTVLDRTQGTLSATGGAMHVSIKGDGGWFVLSSNGRQQLTRDGSFQMTADGTLTSADGRPVQGRGGGDIKLDPRAPVDVGEDGSLHQNGQRVAQLLVVDPGAAAALQPAGRASYEAPGATFTPMNATVTTGHVEMANVNPMHEMTDYMMSMRSFEFGQKSLQIDNEIQRLLIRDVGRTK
- a CDS encoding HDOD domain-containing protein, with translation MPDVDNWVRTATDHSGSEHGLESLRLKLRAGELGTLPFVIQNLLQMLSNPNSSAKQLGQVVAADQALSAAVLRLANSAYYGFSQKVSDVRQAVTLVGYGSLRELVMSITSYDLIFKHGGMVFDRQELWNHGLAVACTARVLARRTRLIPGEVVFVAGILHEVGFTLIDQHAHNLFVKIVTHARKLGQSMVTIERDLVGVTHAEVGMWAAQAWNLPPVLQSAIRYHHEPFKAGEHVLPAAIVAAADLLCRDPYTIEREQVEQLRVLSDYLKLTRNDQVAVMQAAQDEVKNVSSFLGVATGAK